The nucleotide window ATGTTCTGGTTCCTGGAAGACGGTGCCGATCCGGGTGACCAGCTCGGCCGATTTCCACTTGTGCACGGTGCTGGCCGCACCTCGGCGGAGCTCCGGCGCGGCCTCAAGCCTGCCGCCCGCGGGGCTCAGCAGCCCGGCCAGCGTCAGCGCCAAGGTTGACTTGCCGGCGCCGTTCGGGCCGGTGATGCTCAGCGCATCGCCCGCCGCCAGTTCCAGCGAGACTCCGTTGACTACCGCGCCCGCCCTGCGGGTCCTGGCCACGGACAGGTCCGCCGCCCGGAGCAGACCCGTGCCCGGCTTGTTGTGGCCGCCGCTGTTGCCGCGGTCACCGCCGGTGGGCCCTGGCGTGCGCAGCCGGGGCGTGTAACCGGGGACCCAGACACCGGCTTCGATCAGGCGTTCCCTGGTACCTGCGGCGTTGAGCACCTCCGCCGGCGGACCGTCGGCGAGAATACCGCCGTCGGCCGCCAGTACGATGACCCTGTCTACCACGTCCGCCCAGACGGCCACGCGGTGTTCCACCACAATCAGCGTGGCGCCGGTGCGCTCAAGCACACCAACCACCGCGTCCCGGACCTCCAGCACGCCGTCCGGGTCCAGGTTCGCCGTGGGCTCGTCCAGCAACAGGACACCGGGCCGCATCGCCAAGACCGACGCTAGTGCAAGCCGTTGTTTCTGCCCACCGGAGAGCGCCGTAGTGGCGTGGTCCAGCGGAACCTCGAGGCCCACGTCGGCGAGGCATTCGCGCACGCGCGACCAGATTTCGTCCCGCGGCAGGGCCATGTTCTCCGCGCCGAAGGCGACCTCGTCCCCCACCCGCGCCATGACCACCTGGGACTCCGGGTCCTGGAGCACCAGTCCCGTCCGGCCGCGGGACTGGACCGGGTGCATGCCGTCAACGGCCAGGCGGCCCGCTTCGTCGCCTTCGCCGTCGTCGCCCAGCACACCCGCGATGGCATGCAGCAGCGTGGACTTGCCGGCACCGGAGGCACCGAGCAGCAGCACGCGCTCCCCCGGTTCGATCCTGAAGCTCACGTCGCTGACCGCCGGATCCTTGCGGCCGGCATGGCGCCAACCGTACCCCTCGGCGGTGACAGCGGCCGGGCGGCCGCGCTCCGCCGTCGTACTTTGAGTGTTTGCCATGGCCTATACGTCAGCCGTCCGGCCGGCGGCAAAGGATGAGAGCACGCCCGTCTTGGCCAGTCCCCTCATCGCCAGCCAGGGCAGCAGACCGGCGATGATCACGCCGGAAATGGCGGCGAACAGGGTGTACCAGAGCTTCCAGTCGGTTGCCCATTCCACGTTCCACATAAAGTTCTCGCCGATGGCCAGCGCCAGGCCGGCAGCCAACCCGGCCAGCAGCGACACGCCGAGGTTGAACTTCTTGTAGAGAAAGAGCAGGAAGACCAGTTCCGCGCCGACGCCCTGGATCAGGCCGGAGAGGAGCACGGTGAGGCCGAACTGCGTGCCCAGCAGGCTCGACACGGCGGCGGCCAGGACCTCGCAGTAGATCGCGGCGCCGGGCTTGCGGATGAGCAGCCCGCCCAGCACACCGGCCGTGAGCCAGCCCCCGGCATAGAGCCCGCCGGCAGGCGGGAAGGCCGCGGTCAGCACCGCGATGCCCGAATAGCCGGCGGACCAGGCCCAGAAGATGACCCCGATGGCCACGCCGATCACGGACGCCACCACAATATCGACAACGCGCCAGGTGTAACGGGGTTTACGCGCAGCCTGCGCGGATGGTGTAACGGTGTTCATGGAAAATCCTCCTGAGGTTCAGGAGGGGAGGGCAACCCGGCTTTTCCGGGCACACCCTGAGATCTCGACTCCCTTCGCCGGTACTAACCGGAGCAGGTTCGAGGGTCTGCGGCTGTCCGCACTCTCAGCGTCCCGACCCGGTACGGCTGTTTGCCGTGGTTACCGTGACGGACGCTCCCCTGTCGTCATGTGTGCTTTTTCAAGCGACTTCCAGTGTACTACTGACGACGGCGGGTGGCAGCCGACCCGGAAAACGCTAGGCTGGGTGGCAGATGACATTACCGACGAAGGGCAGGGCACATGAGTACTGTTTTGAAGCTTCTGGGTACGTTGGTGAGTATCGCGGCTGGTCTGGCCGGCGCTAAGCTCATCGACATCCTGTGGAAGGCTGTCACCGGGGAGGACTCCCCCAAGCATGACGACGACATGGAAAACAGCCTGCGCGCTACCCTCGCCTTTGCCGCGATTTCCGGCACGGTCAGCGCGATCATCCGTGTGCTTTCCCAGCGCGGAACCATGCAGGCAGTCAACCGCTTCAACCGGACCCGCGACATGGTCTAGTCCCTGGGGCCGTTTCAGGATTCGCGGCGGCGTTTGGCGGAAGCCTTCGCCGCCGCTTCCTTTGGCTCCTTGATGCGCAGCGCGCTCTTCAGCTTTCCTACAGGCTTTTCCTCAGCGTTCCCGCTGGCGTCCAGTTCCGCCGCCAACTCGGGATCGGCAGCCAGGGCCGCCTCTTCCTCCGCGTCCGCCTTCCGGCGTTCGGCTTCTTCATCCGCGGCTTTCTGGACCACGGCATCCAGATCGTCCACGCTCAGTGTTTCCCGGTGCAGGTGCTTGGTACGGTAGCCGGCACGGCCCACCATGTGCGCCGACACCGGAACCGTCAGCAACTGGAACAACCAGGCGATAATCAGCACCGGCACCGCTGCCCAGCTGCGAAGCTGGAGGGCCAGACCGATCAGCAGCAGCAGCAGCCCGAAAACCTGGGGCTTGGTGGCCGCGTGCATGCGCGAGAGCAGGTCCGGAAACCGGAGCAGCCCGATAGCGGCGGCCAGGGACATCAGTGCCCCGAGAACCAGGCAGAGTCCGGCGACGACTTCGAGTACAAGATCAGTGTTCATGGGTCCGCCTGTCGATGACGAAGCGTGCAACCGTGACCGAGCCGATGAAGCCGATCAGAGAAATGATGATCACCAAGGTCAGATTGGCCTGATGCTTTCTGACGGCCATGTCCGCTATCAGGCCCGCGCAGACGATGGCCAGCAAAACGTCGATAGCGATCACTCGGTCCAGGATGGAGGGACCTTTGACAATCCGGGAGATGGCGACGGCGGCCGAGAAGGTCAGGACGACAGTGACGACGACCAGGACTACTTCCATGAATGGGCTGTTCAACTGGTTCCTCCATTCCGCCGGTTGGCTGCCTCCGCTTTGACCATCGCGACTTCCTCTTTACTGCCGATGGCCCGGATCAGCCCGGCCTCGATCCTGCGGACCTGTTCACGGAACCGGTCCGCCTTGTCGGGATCCGGAATGTTCAGGACGTGCAGGTACAACGTCGACGTGGACCTGTCCACATCCACCACGAGGCTCCCGGGAATCAGCGAGATTGTGTGCCCCGTGGCGGTGACCAGCAAGTCCGAATGGCTGCGCAGCTGGACGGCCACCACACCGTTCATCGTGCGCGGTCCACGGGTGAGCGCAATCCAGAAGACCTCGAAACTAGCCTTGGCTACGTTCACCAGGAACGCCGCCACGAACACGGTGGCCGCCCACAGATTCAGCCGTCCGGCCAGTTCTACCGGCGGCAGGTAGAAGATATTGACGACGGCGAGGGCGATGAGCAGTCCGAAAAGCAGGTTGCCGGCGCTGAAATCCTGCCAGAGGGCTCCCCAGAGAACCACCAGCCAGACCAGCAGCGGAATTTCGACGAGCAGCGGAATCCGGGAACGGGTCATTGCTCAACCCCCTGTGCCGCGCCGGTGCCCAGGACGGCCTCTATGTAGGGTGTGCGCTCGAGCATCGCCCGGGCGCCCTGATCGC belongs to Arthrobacter crystallopoietes and includes:
- a CDS encoding ECF transporter S component, coding for MNTVTPSAQAARKPRYTWRVVDIVVASVIGVAIGVIFWAWSAGYSGIAVLTAAFPPAGGLYAGGWLTAGVLGGLLIRKPGAAIYCEVLAAAVSSLLGTQFGLTVLLSGLIQGVGAELVFLLFLYKKFNLGVSLLAGLAAGLALAIGENFMWNVEWATDWKLWYTLFAAISGVIIAGLLPWLAMRGLAKTGVLSSFAAGRTADV
- a CDS encoding DUF4235 domain-containing protein, whose amino-acid sequence is MSTVLKLLGTLVSIAAGLAGAKLIDILWKAVTGEDSPKHDDDMENSLRATLAFAAISGTVSAIIRVLSQRGTMQAVNRFNRTRDMV
- a CDS encoding monovalent cation/H+ antiporter complex subunit F: MEVVLVVVTVVLTFSAAVAISRIVKGPSILDRVIAIDVLLAIVCAGLIADMAVRKHQANLTLVIIISLIGFIGSVTVARFVIDRRTHEH
- a CDS encoding ABC transporter ATP-binding protein codes for the protein MANTQSTTAERGRPAAVTAEGYGWRHAGRKDPAVSDVSFRIEPGERVLLLGASGAGKSTLLHAIAGVLGDDGEGDEAGRLAVDGMHPVQSRGRTGLVLQDPESQVVMARVGDEVAFGAENMALPRDEIWSRVRECLADVGLEVPLDHATTALSGGQKQRLALASVLAMRPGVLLLDEPTANLDPDGVLEVRDAVVGVLERTGATLIVVEHRVAVWADVVDRVIVLAADGGILADGPPAEVLNAAGTRERLIEAGVWVPGYTPRLRTPGPTGGDRGNSGGHNKPGTGLLRAADLSVARTRRAGAVVNGVSLELAAGDALSITGPNGAGKSTLALTLAGLLSPAGGRLEAAPELRRGAASTVHKWKSAELVTRIGTVFQEPEHQFLTHRVIDELEFGPRRVARLPEDEVRRRVDAIAERLRLTKLLQANPFTLSGGEKRRLSVATMLATSPDILVLDEPTFGQDANTWAELVSLLGGLIAEGHAVVSVTHDSDFTAALGGNVLRVAEGTAQLQAAVAGGRAA
- a CDS encoding Na+/H+ antiporter subunit E, with amino-acid sequence MTRSRIPLLVEIPLLVWLVVLWGALWQDFSAGNLLFGLLIALAVVNIFYLPPVELAGRLNLWAATVFVAAFLVNVAKASFEVFWIALTRGPRTMNGVVAVQLRSHSDLLVTATGHTISLIPGSLVVDVDRSTSTLYLHVLNIPDPDKADRFREQVRRIEAGLIRAIGSKEEVAMVKAEAANRRNGGTS